The Cronobacter sakazakii genome has a window encoding:
- a CDS encoding LysR family transcriptional regulator, with protein sequence MKKKNGVKEFDYNLIKVLDAVITAGNATRASRQLQVTPAAITLAIQRLQQTYNEELFIRTREGLMPTPRAHEIHRAYIKVLDMIDATFDHDARISPWCEMKIMGDDISEQYYISQLFDMEMFERFRLHCSSVSGKDSSKKISDIRNGKGDLLISTHYFSDPDIEQIILDQYRTYTAVCHVQNPLCELQQLTLANLFTSRHAIYYPYAITPRLKKEITNNESFSFFNSHFSVGYNTESINGLLSIIENSSMIAILPEKIARFFQSQGRYRIALIDLPDAIEFEIIKIYAYWYRHNPQRDQIRDVIAMLQTLINYRK encoded by the coding sequence ATGAAGAAGAAGAATGGTGTCAAAGAATTTGATTATAATCTAATCAAAGTCCTTGATGCGGTGATCACCGCGGGCAATGCCACTCGTGCTTCCCGTCAACTTCAGGTCACTCCTGCCGCCATTACGCTTGCTATTCAACGTCTCCAGCAAACCTATAACGAAGAACTTTTTATTCGTACTCGCGAAGGTCTGATGCCAACACCGCGTGCGCACGAAATTCACCGCGCCTATATTAAGGTGCTGGATATGATTGACGCCACCTTTGATCATGACGCCAGGATATCGCCCTGGTGTGAAATGAAAATTATGGGTGACGATATCAGCGAGCAGTACTACATTTCGCAACTGTTTGATATGGAAATGTTTGAGCGTTTTCGGCTGCATTGCTCATCAGTCTCAGGGAAAGATTCCTCAAAGAAAATCAGCGACATAAGAAACGGAAAGGGCGATCTGCTGATAAGCACACATTATTTCAGCGATCCCGATATTGAGCAGATCATTCTTGATCAATACCGTACTTATACCGCCGTCTGTCATGTTCAGAATCCGCTTTGTGAACTACAGCAGTTAACGCTCGCGAATCTTTTTACCTCCCGGCATGCCATTTATTATCCTTACGCGATAACACCAAGACTAAAAAAAGAAATCACAAACAATGAATCCTTCTCTTTTTTTAATAGCCATTTTTCAGTTGGGTATAATACAGAATCAATAAATGGGTTATTAAGTATTATTGAAAACTCATCCATGATAGCGATATTACCGGAAAAGATAGCGCGTTTTTTTCAGTCGCAGGGACGGTATCGTATTGCATTAATCGATCTTCCTGACGCCATAGAGTTTGAAATAATTAAGATTTATGCCTACTGGTATCGTCATAACCCGCAACGCGATCAGATTAGAGATGTTATTGCAATGCTGCAAACTCTTATCAATTATCGTAAATAG
- a CDS encoding glycoside hydrolase family 108 protein: protein MNPVIDGILNIEGSYVDNPADRGGPTKWGITEKTARAHGYKGNMRDLSRDEAYRILEQDYWTAPGFDQVAQYSLPVAFELCEAGTNIGPSVPARWLQRWLNVFNNQQAFYHDLTVDGVIGRNTLNALKTYLDKRGKEGESVLVKALNCTQGDYYLEITEKREANEAFIYGWLRERVTLS, encoded by the coding sequence ATGAATCCTGTTATCGACGGTATTCTGAATATTGAAGGCAGTTATGTGGATAATCCGGCCGATCGGGGAGGCCCGACGAAATGGGGTATTACCGAAAAAACGGCAAGAGCGCACGGCTACAAAGGGAATATGCGGGATCTGAGCCGCGATGAGGCGTACCGCATACTGGAGCAAGATTACTGGACAGCGCCGGGGTTTGACCAGGTCGCACAATACTCGCTGCCTGTCGCGTTTGAGCTATGCGAAGCGGGGACGAATATCGGGCCTTCGGTGCCTGCCCGGTGGCTGCAGCGCTGGCTGAACGTATTCAACAATCAACAAGCGTTTTATCACGATTTGACCGTGGACGGCGTTATCGGAAGAAACACCCTGAATGCGTTAAAAACGTATCTGGATAAGCGTGGCAAAGAGGGTGAGAGCGTGCTGGTCAAGGCGCTTAACTGTACGCAAGGCGATTACTATCTGGAGATTACGGAAAAACGCGAGGCAAACGAGGCGTTCATCTATGGCTGGCTGCGTGAAAGAGTCACGCTCTCCTGA
- a CDS encoding phage holin family protein has protein sequence MSIAAHVAAPKLVLVELEILLTIIAIGGWGGFVSYLMKRERNDTHKDIMDCLAQIAISCFTAFLLSVAAIDRNMSFNMVLMVAGLGGVFATPILRVLSEKVKNFLSGASLLK, from the coding sequence ATGTCTATTGCAGCTCATGTCGCCGCCCCTAAACTGGTTCTGGTTGAACTGGAGATCTTATTAACGATTATTGCAATTGGAGGGTGGGGGGGCTTTGTCAGTTATCTGATGAAGCGTGAAAGAAATGACACCCATAAAGATATTATGGATTGTCTGGCTCAGATAGCGATTTCCTGCTTTACCGCTTTTCTGTTGAGCGTGGCGGCTATTGATCGCAACATGAGTTTTAATATGGTGCTGATGGTCGCAGGGCTCGGTGGGGTGTTTGCCACGCCGATATTGCGGGTGCTGAGCGAGAAAGTGAAAAACTTCCTGAGTGGCGCCTCGTTGCTAAAATAA
- a CDS encoding winged helix-turn-helix domain-containing protein → MKSYLINHNCIFTEANNELKNTDNACVIKMTSMRARCLSFIIENAKNGVIEKQQIAAFLWGNRGQFISDANLTQVLYLLRRDLRALGINDLFVTIPKLGIKVNDDVPVDILTEEKKKKPKRALWTAAVFAVFILCVLTLLTLTDVSNP, encoded by the coding sequence ATGAAAAGTTATCTGATTAACCATAATTGTATTTTTACTGAGGCTAATAACGAATTAAAAAATACCGATAACGCATGCGTCATCAAAATGACGTCCATGCGGGCACGATGCTTAAGTTTTATTATTGAAAACGCCAAAAATGGTGTGATTGAAAAGCAACAAATCGCCGCTTTCTTGTGGGGCAACCGGGGACAATTCATCAGCGATGCCAACCTGACGCAGGTGCTGTACCTGCTGCGCCGGGACCTGCGCGCGCTCGGCATTAATGACCTCTTTGTCACCATTCCTAAGCTTGGCATCAAAGTGAATGATGATGTGCCGGTCGACATCCTGACCGAAGAAAAAAAGAAAAAGCCAAAACGCGCGCTCTGGACCGCGGCGGTGTTTGCCGTGTTCATCCTCTGTGTCCTGACGCTTTTAACTCTGACGGATGTAAGTAACCCATAA